DNA from Streptomyces sp. Edi4:
TACGCGCCCTCGTTGAGACCGAGGCCGAGCAGGGCGGCGAGGAAGGGCGTCATGACCGCGGTCATGTAGTCCTTGTAGAACCCGAGGTTCAGGATCGGGAAGATCAGCGCCAGGTTGAACCAGATCAGGAGCTGTACGTAGACCGGGGTGCCGCGGAAGAACCAGATGTACAGCCAGGCGACCGAACTGGTCACCGGGTTCTTCGAGAGCCGCATCACGGCGAACAGCACGCCGAGGATCAGGCCCACCGCCATCGAGACCACGCTGATCAGGACGGTGTGCCACAGACCGGTCAGGATGCTGGCGTCGAACAGCTTGTCCGTCACCGTCGCCCAGCGCACATTGCCCTGGGCGAACGCGTACCCGAGCGCGCCGAGCACGGCGACGACGAGGACGGCGCTGATCCAGCGGCCGTAGTGGCGGACCGGGATGGCCCGGATGACGTCCGGGGGGACCTGCCCCGGCGCGGCTCCCGCCTCGCCGGTGGGGGTCTTGTCGAGCTTGTCAGTCACAGCGACTGCCCTTCAGTGGTGCGCGGGTCAGGAGCCGCCGTTGATGGCTGCCTTGGTGACGGCGCCCTGCGCACCGCCCCACTTGTCGATGGCCGTCTTGTACGAGCCGTCCTTGATGATCGCGTCAAGCGCCTGCGACAGGGCGTCGCGCAGCTGGGTGTTCTTCTTGTCCACCGCGATGCCGAAGGGGCCCGCGTCGGAGGGGTTGGCGACCGCCTCGAAGTCGGCGCCGCCGCCCGCGGTCTTCGCGATGTACGCGGCCACCGGGGAGTCGTTGAGGTCGGCGACCGCGCCGCCGGCCTTGACGCGCGTCTGCGCCTCGGCGTCGGTGGCGAAGGCCTCGAAGTCCAGCTTGCCCTTGCCGTCCTTCTCGCACTTGGCGGCGAGGTCCTTGGCGGCCTGCTCATAGGTGGTGCCGCGCTGCACGGCGATCTTCTTGCCGCACAGGTCGTCGGTGGACTTGATGCCCTGCGGGTTGCCCTTCTTGACCAGGATGCCGGTGCTCGCCGTGTAGTAGTCGACGAAGTCGACACCCGTACCGGTCTTCTTGCCGTCCTTGTCGAGGCCTTCCTGGCGGGCCTTGGTGTCGCTCACCGAGGACATGACCGCGTCGTAGCGGCCGGTCGGCAGCGCGCCGAGGAGGGTGTCGAAGGTGCCGCTGGTGAACTCGAACTTCACGCCGAGCTGCTTGCCGAGGGCCGCGGCGATGTCCGGGTCGATGCCCACGATGTTCTCGCCCTGCTTGAACTCCATGGGGGCGTACGTGGCGTCCGTGCCGACCTTGATGACGCCGGCCTTCTGGATGTTGGCGGGGAGCTTGGAGAAGAGCGGCGCGGACTTCGAGGCCCCGCCCGACGACTCGGGGGCCGAGCCCTTCTTCGTCTGGTCACCGCAGCCGGTGACCAGCAGGGCGCCCGCGACCGCGATCGCGCCGACCGCGGCAATCCGGGAGGTGGCGGCGGTCGTGCGGCGGGTGGTGCTTGCGGTCATGGTCGGGTTCCTCCGGCAGGTGTTGAGGGAGTGGCCATGGCGTGCGTACAACGAAACGCACAGGTCCTGGCGGTGGTCGTGCACGCGTCCTCGGGTGTCGCGACCGCGGCGTGAACCGCGTGTGAAGTCGCATCTTGCCATTCGGACCTCGAAAATCGAGGTCGCAGCCATGTCAAAATCGGATAACGGGTCACCCCCCGAATCCGCCCATGCCGCCACATCCCGGCTCTCGGCGCGGGACCATCTGCGGGCCGGGCCTCCATCGGCCGTGAATTCTCCGGTTCATCTCATGATGCGGATATGTTTCATGCCGCGTAACCGACTTGTCGGGACACCGCGTGAAGAGTCGTGTCACGGTACGGAGGCCGCTTGCGACGGAGCGTCGACGCTGGGTCAATATGGACTCGTCGGCGGACGTCTCTGTCCGGTAAGAAGGATCCTTACACCCCTCATCCGGGGCTCAGGGCGCGTGTGCGGCGCGCCCGCGCGTACGTACCTCCTCCCCGCGGGGCGGGCCAACCGCCCTCAGCGGGGCACGTACGCGGGTCCGCCCACCCCTCCTCAACAAGGAGTGGCCACCCTCAACTGATGAAGACTTAAGGGGTACAACACCATGGCAGCGGAGATCGTCAATCCTCGCAGCGAAAGCACCACGGAGGGTTACGGAGATTCCGTCGAATCCTTCGACCCTGCCTTCGCGCTCCACCGGGGCGGCAAAATGGCCGTGCAGGCCACCGTGCCGATCCGGGACAAGGACGACCTGTCCCTCGCCTACACACCGGGCGTCGCCAAGGTGTGCAGCGCGATCGCCGAGAATCCGGAGCTGGTCCACGACTACACCTGGAAGTCGCAGGTCGTCGCCGTCGTGACGGACGGCACCGCGGTGCTCGGGCTCGGCGACATCGGCCCCGAGGCCTCCCTCCCGGTCATGGAGGGCAAGGCGATCCTGTTCAAGCAGTTCGGCGGCGTCGACGCGGTGCCGATCGCGCTCGCGACCACCGACACGGACGAGATCATCGAGACCGTCGTCCGGCTCGCCCCCTCCTTCGGCGGGGTGAACCTGGAGGACATCTCGGCCCCGCGCTGCTTCGAGATCGAGCGGCGCCTCCAGGAGGCCCTGGACATTCCGGTCTTCCATGACGACCAGCACGGCACGGCCGTCGTCACCCTGGCCGCCCTGCGCAACGCCGCCAAGCTCACCGGGCGCACGCTCGACGACCTGCGCGCGGTGATCTCGGGCGCCGGCGCGGCGGGCGTGGCCATCGCCAAGTTCCTGCTCGAAGCCGGGCTCGGCGATGTGGCGGTCGCCGACCGCAAGGGCATCGTCAGCAGCGACCGTACGGACCTGACCGACGTCAAGCGCGAGCTCGCCGAACTCACCAACAAGGCGGGCCTTTCCGGCTCCCTGGAGAGCGCGCTCGCCGGCGCGGACGTCTTCATCGGCGTCTCCGGCGGTACGGTCCCCGAGCCCGCGGTCGCCTCCATGGCGCCGGGTGCCTTCGTCTTCGCGATGGCCAACCCGAACCCCGAGGTGCACCCCGACGTCGCGCACAAGTACGCGTCGGTCGTGGCCACCGGCCGCTCGGACTACCCGAACCAGATCAACAACGTGCTCGCCTTCCCCGGCATCTTCGCGGGCGCCCTCCAGGTCCGGGCCTCCCGGATCACCGAGGGCATGAAGATCGCCGCGGCGAACGCGCTGGCCGATGTCGTGGGCGACCAGCTCGCCGCCGACTACGTCATCCCGTCGCCGTTCGACGAGCGGGTCGCCCCCGCCGTCACGGCCGCGGTCGCCGCCGCCGCCCGCGCCGAGGGCGTGGCGCGCCGGTAGCGGCATCCGGATCTGTGCGTACGCGGCCGTGCCGGGCGCTCCTTCGGGGAGCCCGGCACGGCCGTTCGCGCTCTCGCGGCGTGCGGGGCGTCACAGCCGTGGGAGGTTCCGGCGGCCGGGCCGCGCACCCTAAGGTCAGGGCCATGTTCGCCGCATACGCCGCCCGCATCGACCGTGACCAGCCGCTCAGCGGCCTCGAGTTGGGGGAGCGGCCGGCCCCCGAGGTGCGCCCCGGCTGGAGCCTGATCGACGTACGGGCCGCCTCCCTCAACCACCACGACATCTGGTCGCTGCGCGGGGTCGGGCTCACCGAGGACAAACTGCCGATGATCCTGGGCTGCGACGCGGCCGGGGTCGACCAGGACGGCAACGAGGTCGTCCTGCACTCGGTGATCGGCCAGAGCGGTCACGGGGTCGGCCCCGCCGAGGGCCGCTCGATCCTCACCGAGAAGTACCAGGGCACCTTCGCCGAGCAGGTCGCCGTACCCACCTGGAACGTGCTGCCCAAGCCGAAGGGGATGAGCTTCGCGGAGGCCGCGTGCCTGCCGACGGCGTGGCTGACCGCCTACCGGATGCTGTTCACCAACGCCGGTGTGCGGCCCGGGGATTCGGTGCTCGTGCAGGGCGCGGGGGGCGGCGTCGCCACGGCCGCGATCGTGCTCGGCAAGGCGGCGGGGCTCCGGGTCTTCGCCACCAGCCGCGACGAGGCCAAGCGCCGGCGGGCGGTGGCGCTGGGGGCGGTCGAGGCGTACGAATCGGGGGCGCGACTGCCGCAGCGCGTGGACGCGGTGATCGAGACGGTGGGGGCGGCGACCTGGTCCCACTCCGTGAAGTCCCTGCGCCCCGGGGGGACCCTGGTCATCTCCGGCGCCACCAGCGGCGACCGGCCCGCCCACGCCGAGCTGACCCGCATCTTCTTCCTGGAGCTGAAGGTCGTCGGCTCGACCATGGGCACGAAGGACGAGCTGGAGGACCTGCTCGCGTTCTGCTCGGCGACGGGTGTGCGTCCCGTCATCGACGAGGTGCTTCCGCTTGACCGGGCCCGGGAGGGCTTCGAGAAGGTGGCGACGGGGGACGTCTTCGGGAAGGTCGTCCTCACGGTGGAGTGACGCCGGTCCGGCCGGGCGGGGGTGGGCCGTGGTTTCGCGCGGGGTGTACGTGCGCGGGCTGCGGCCTTT
Protein-coding regions in this window:
- a CDS encoding ABC transporter substrate-binding protein — encoded protein: MTASTTRRTTAATSRIAAVGAIAVAGALLVTGCGDQTKKGSAPESSGGASKSAPLFSKLPANIQKAGVIKVGTDATYAPMEFKQGENIVGIDPDIAAALGKQLGVKFEFTSGTFDTLLGALPTGRYDAVMSSVSDTKARQEGLDKDGKKTGTGVDFVDYYTASTGILVKKGNPQGIKSTDDLCGKKIAVQRGTTYEQAAKDLAAKCEKDGKGKLDFEAFATDAEAQTRVKAGGAVADLNDSPVAAYIAKTAGGGADFEAVANPSDAGPFGIAVDKKNTQLRDALSQALDAIIKDGSYKTAIDKWGGAQGAVTKAAINGGS
- a CDS encoding zinc-binding dehydrogenase, with amino-acid sequence MFAAYAARIDRDQPLSGLELGERPAPEVRPGWSLIDVRAASLNHHDIWSLRGVGLTEDKLPMILGCDAAGVDQDGNEVVLHSVIGQSGHGVGPAEGRSILTEKYQGTFAEQVAVPTWNVLPKPKGMSFAEAACLPTAWLTAYRMLFTNAGVRPGDSVLVQGAGGGVATAAIVLGKAAGLRVFATSRDEAKRRRAVALGAVEAYESGARLPQRVDAVIETVGAATWSHSVKSLRPGGTLVISGATSGDRPAHAELTRIFFLELKVVGSTMGTKDELEDLLAFCSATGVRPVIDEVLPLDRAREGFEKVATGDVFGKVVLTVE
- a CDS encoding amino acid ABC transporter permease; protein product: MRAIPVRHYGRWISAVLVVAVLGALGYAFAQGNVRWATVTDKLFDASILTGLWHTVLISVVSMAVGLILGVLFAVMRLSKNPVTSSVAWLYIWFFRGTPVYVQLLIWFNLALIFPILNLGFYKDYMTAVMTPFLAALLGLGLNEGAYMAEIVRAGIQSVDEGQTEAAHALGMTQTQTMRRVVLPQSMRVIIPPTGNEFINMLKTSSLVVAVQYQDLLRSAQDVAATSFAVMEMLFLASLWYLALTSVFSVGQYYLERRFARGSLRALPPTPLERVKSNLLSLTNWRR
- a CDS encoding NADP-dependent malic enzyme, encoding MAAEIVNPRSESTTEGYGDSVESFDPAFALHRGGKMAVQATVPIRDKDDLSLAYTPGVAKVCSAIAENPELVHDYTWKSQVVAVVTDGTAVLGLGDIGPEASLPVMEGKAILFKQFGGVDAVPIALATTDTDEIIETVVRLAPSFGGVNLEDISAPRCFEIERRLQEALDIPVFHDDQHGTAVVTLAALRNAAKLTGRTLDDLRAVISGAGAAGVAIAKFLLEAGLGDVAVADRKGIVSSDRTDLTDVKRELAELTNKAGLSGSLESALAGADVFIGVSGGTVPEPAVASMAPGAFVFAMANPNPEVHPDVAHKYASVVATGRSDYPNQINNVLAFPGIFAGALQVRASRITEGMKIAAANALADVVGDQLAADYVIPSPFDERVAPAVTAAVAAAARAEGVARR